A region of Theileria annulata chromosome 2, complete sequence, *** SEQUENCING IN PROGRESS *** DNA encodes the following proteins:
- a CDS encoding ATP-dependent RNA helicase, putative (chr2.C.cand.252 - ATP-dependent RNA helicase), which yields MESDNTDSAEVELTSYKFDDLDINDKTKKVLKAKGYVYLTKVQSKVLPLALSGKNLVIQSPTGSGKTLCFLLPAVKHLFDEGYSGNLPIDANLLGCICLAPTRELASQIALQMKDLANPLKLNSGCCIGGVRDKYDKKNANRLHILTGTPGRILALLSSQSLPETHNIKILIMDEADRLIDVGFRDDIISIVDFLPNDLQFLFFSATIKSSLKELCDILLKNVSYELVCLGSDSDGISESNLRQELVLMSPKLKLSALFYILSNNQNKRIIVFLSTCKLVRFSYEVFKRLIPAVPMTELHGKQSQNKRLTQFTRFAAKQNHGCIFTTDIAARGIDFPAVDIVVQFDLPDSLNTYTHRVGRSGRLSVEGFRNYGRTIMLVSDHESDFIKLLKTHSANNNVKGNTVVHDVSKLMVPLIEKREGYVTRKLQAILAKESWIKEMAQRALVAHLRYVTTRSLLRPNNNQIIEEINQLSISMGLPYSPNIQLTNGNSNDTEVPSVKKSKLSKLKDKIKQKKLKNVIDTEELDQKKESDEQVDDVLYLSKSCVNDDIDLYTKSAKDPEREVKKQLTSSRNKLRLNRRGIAKIRGVVTLKEAEQNHVIFSDDEAEDESGDKSDYISKLQSEISKNDQFDKVNYNQIKREAKKAKHS from the exons ATGGAATCTGATAATACAGATTCTGCAGAAGTTGAACTAACTTCTTACAAATTTGATGATTTGGATATCAATGATAAGACTAAAAAGGTTTTAAAGGCTAAAGGATATGTATACCTAACCAAAGTACAGAGTAAAGTGCTTCCTTTAGCACTTTCAGGAAAAAATCTCGTTATACAGTCCCCAACGGGATCAGGAAAAACACTTTGCTTCTTATTACCA GCAGTGAAACATTTATTTGATGAGGGATACAGCGGAAACCTACCAATAGATGCAAACCTTTTGGGTTGTATCTGTTTGGCACCAACGAGAGAATTGGCAAGCCAAATAGCTTTACAGATGAAGGACCTAGCAAACCCTCTAAAACTTAATTCAGGATGTTGTATAGGAGGAGTTAGAGATAAATACGATAAGAAAAATGCTAACAGACTTCATATTCTGACTGGAACACCCGGAAGGATACTGGCACTTCTAAGTAGTCAATCATTACCAGAGACAcataacattaaaattttaa TAATGGACGAGGCGGATAGATTAATTGATGTTGGATTTCGAGATGATATAATAAGCATAGTTGATTTTTTACCAAACGACCTCCAGTTTCTGTTTTTTAGTGCCACAATAAAGTCATCATTAAAGGAACTCTGCGATATATTGCTAAAGAACGTGAGCTATGAACTTGTGTGCTTGGGCTCAGATTCGGATGGAATATCAGAGTCAAATTTAAGGCAGGAGCTGGTTTTGATGAGCCCAAAGCTTAAGCTTTCAGCGCTTTTTTACATCCTGTCGAATAACCAAAACAAGAGAATCATAGTGTTTCTATCCACCTGCAAGCTTGTGAGGTTTTCCTACGAGGTTTTTAAACGCCTTATTCCAGCTGTTCCAATGACTGAACTTCATGGGAAACAGAGCCAAAATAAGCGTCTAACGCAGTTCACTAGGTTTGCAGCAAAACAAAACCACGGATGCATATTCACAACTGACATTGCAGCTAGAGGCATTGATTTCCCAGCTGTGGATATCGTAGTTCAGTTTGACCTGCCAGATTCCTTAAACACTTACACCCACAGAGTTGGAAGATCGGGACGTTTGTCAGTTGAAGGGTTTAGGAATTATGGGAGAACAATTATGCTAGTATCTGATCATGAGTCTGACTTCATTAAGCTGCTCAAAACTCACAGTGCCAATAACAATGTTAAGGGGAACACTGTAGTGCACGATGTAAGTAAATTAATGGTTCCACTGATAGAGAAGAGAGAAGGTTATGTGACTAGAAAGTTGCAGGCAATATTGGCAAAAGAGAGTTGGATTAAGGAAATGGCACAAAGAGCACTGGTGGCACATCTAAGATATGTTACGACTAGAAGCTTATTACGCCCAAATAATAATCAAATCATTGAAGAAATTAACCAACTTTCAATTTCTATGGGTTTGCCATATTCACCAAACATACAACTTACCAATGGTAACTCTAACGATACCGAGGTACCGAGTGTAAAGAAGAGTAAATTGAGTAAATTAAAGGATAAAATTAAGCAGAAAAAGcttaaaaatgttattgATACAGAGGAACTGGATCAGAAAAAAGAGTCCGATGAACAAGTTGATGATGTTTTGTATTTGAGTAAGTCTTGTGTTAATGATGATATTGACTTGTACACTAAGTCTGCTAAAGACCCTGAACGTGAAGTGAAAAAACAGCTCACGAGTTCAAGGAATAAGCTGAGGCTAAACAGAAGAGGAATAGCTAAGATTAGAGGTGTGGTTACACTTAAGGAAGCTGAGCAAAACCACGTGATCTTCTCTGACGACGAAGCTGAGGATGAATCCGGTGACAAGTCTGATTATATTTCAAAGCTACAGAGCGAAATCAGTAAAAACGACCAGTTTGATAAGGTTAACTACAACCAAATTAAAAGAGAGGCTAAAAAAGCTAAACACTCCTAA
- a CDS encoding cAMP-dependent protein kinase regulatory subunit, putative (all_bases.cand.1445 - camp-dependent protein kinase regulatory subunit, 2 x cyclic nucleotide binding domains), with protein MASSENFEFDEAMKLARARPRLSVSAEVFGDNHSKSKVVIPNYEKTPQEQAKIMEMIKRCFLFSGVNSSGLDLLVKAFDFKTANPGDVLIKQGDDGDKLYLIESGTVEVTRKNATGQEEFLCNLTAGDYFGELALMYNSPRAATVVAKTEMHLWTLDRTTFNHVVRMAVIKKREKYDSILSKLDLFKKVNPYDRCRLADALVERTFEDETVIKQGEPGSSLFMVLEGQAESFVENKLVKSYNPGDYFGEIGFILKKPRASTVKAKGKCLFVELERENFINLLGPMEDVLNKNIKNYKKVLEELKLENKHLKSL; from the exons ATGGCTTCTTCTGAAAACTTTGAATTTGACgag GCCATGAAACTAGCTCGGGCCCGTCCCAGACTCTCCGTTTCCGCCGAAGTATTCGGGGATAACCATAGCAAGTCAAAGGTCGTGATCCCC AACTATGAGAAAACTCCTCAAGAACAGGCCAAGATCATGGAAATGATTAAGCGCTGTTTCCTATTTTCT GGTGTTAATTCGTCTGGTTTGGATCTCCTGGTCAAGGCTTTTGACTTCAAAACAGCAAA CCCCGGAGATGTCCTGATTAAGCAAGGAGATGACGGAGATAAACTGTACCTGATTGAATCAGGAACAGTTGAAGTGACTCGCAAAAAC gCCACAGGCCAGGAAGAATTTCTGTGTAATCTAACTGCCGGAGACTACTTTGGGGAGTTGGCCTTGAT GTATAATTCTCCTAGGGCCGCAACTGTTGTCGCAAAGACTGAAATGCACCTGTGGACCCTGGACAGGACCACCTTCAACCACGTGGTTAGAATGGCGGTCATCAAGAAGAGGGAGAAGTATGACTCAATTCTCTCAAAACTCGACCTCTTCAAGAAAGTAAACCCATATGACCGATGCAGACTAGCTGACGCACTAGTGGAGAGGACATTTGAGGATGAAACCGTAATCAAACAAGGCGAGCCGGGCTCAAGTCTCTTCATGGTCCTGGAAGGACAGGCTGAGTCTTTCGTCGAGAACAAGCTTGTCAAGTCATACAACCCAG GCGACTACTTTGGAGAGATTGGATTCATACTAAAGAAGCCTAGAGCCTCAACGGTTAAGGCaaag GGGAAATGTTTGTTTGTTGAGTTGGAGAGGGAGAATTTCATTAACCTGCTCGGGCCCATGGAGGACGTGCTGAACAAGAACATCAAGAACTACAAGAAGGTGCTTGAGGAGCTGAAACTGGAAAACAAACATCTAAAATCGCTCTAA
- a CDS encoding uncharacterized protein (chr2.cand.271 - signal peptide, transmembrane;~5 probable transmembrane helices predicted for TA13495 by TMHMM2.0 at aa 13-35, 45-67, 148-165, 175-197 and 214-231;~Signal anchor predicted for TA13495 by SignalP 2.0 HMM (Signal peptide probability 0.010, signal anchor probability 0.977) with cleavage site probability 0.003 between residues 22 and 23): protein MIDDFYSSFCMFCIGFLSLSISFFISTFTLLQHLLHYTSHRLQRYIVRILVFLPIYGVITFILLLIPKLFDLLSMLRNIWEGFLIHSFLFLMLEYCGGETACGEAISKNPSVIRHLWPLSLIHFFSLNEDIPLNVGFVKRCKMCTIQYVISRLVFSLLLIGVHISGNKWSGTLSFFSSLILSISLYVALYSLALFYFAISRHPALAKANSLTKFFSLKLCFAFSFYQGLILDLFMRVSFDRSVRIKSFVVLVETIIFALVQHNAYRVTEFYQPPNQIDTTGMTKLESLTRYLQFCLDDLRTMKTSEGMGTILSSAGKALDMSDFFTDTYYNISDKYKEHSIFVSHNVIDSDIVLDTNSQEVKDVEMNTVDNFADFQKVKDEIDNDERCNEISKLEFI, encoded by the exons ATGATAGACGATTTTTATAGTTCATTTTGTATGTTTTGTATCGGTTTCTTATCTTTGTCGATAAGCTTTTTCATTTCAACGTTCACTCTCCTCCAGCATTTACTCCATTACACTTCACATAGGCTTCAAAGGTACATTGTAAGGATCTTAGTCTTTCTACCCATATATGGCG tgaTAACGTTCATACTGCTCTTAATTCCGAAGCTGTTTGACCTGTTGTCGATGCTGAGGAACATTTGGGAAGGGTTTCTGATTCactcatttttatttttaatgttGGAGTACTGCGGAGGAGAAACCGCATGCGGAGAAGCCATTTCAAAAAACCCGTCGGTGATAAGGCACCTGTGGCCACTCAGCCTTATACACTTTTTCTCACTAAACGAGGATATTCCGCTCAACGTCGGATTCGTAAAGCGTTGTAAAATGTGCACAATACAGTACGTCATATCCCGTCTAGTATTTTCGCTATTGCTGATAGGAGTTCATATCAGCGGGAATAAGTGGTCGGGGACACTTTCCTTCTTTTcatctttaattttaagcATTAGCCTCTATGTTGCACTTTACTCACTAGCTCTCTTCTACTTTGCAATTAGCAGACACCCAGCGCTCGCAAAGGCCAACTCACTCACAAAGTTCTTTTCCCTAAAGCTCTGCTTTGCCTTTTCATTCTACCAAGGTTTAATTTTGGACCTCTTCATGCGAGTGTCGTTTGACCGCTCAGTGAGGATAAAATCCTTTGTGGTTTTGGTTGaaactattatttttgCGCTGGTTCAACACAACGCATACCGAGTCACTGAGTTCTACCAGCCTCCGAACCAGATTGATACCACTGGTATGACTAAGCTAGAGAGTCTTACTCGATACCTCCAATTCTGCCTGGATGACCTCAGGACCATGAAGACTTCCGAAGGCATGGGAACAATCCTTTCAAGCGCCGGAAAGGCCCTTGACATGTCAGACTTCTTCACCGACACATATTACAACATCAGTGATAAGTACAAGGAACACTCGATTTTCGTGTCACACAACGTCATTGACTCTGACATTGTGCTCGACACAAACTCCCAAGAGGTCAAGGACGTCGAGATGAACACCGTCGATAACTTTGCCGACTTTCAGAAGGTCAAGGACGAAATCGACAACGACGAGCGCTGCAATGAAATATCGAAGCTTGAGTTTATCTAA
- a CDS encoding uncharacterized protein (chr2.cand.274 - hypothetical protein) — protein sequence MENSYGSVSSKKHEFEEQTDLKDENNDEDGAPVDSFPLGKLQEVEAELAQIVSTGIQDTSFMCKSEYCVMIREYTDKLFPEPQTDDFGVDVRLKNVVRALGEGSVLPLSELVNALKMSLGSFFDLGPDDKLYKLVPVFLSRKNLGEPYVNLSGIVRSECKRRDCMWIWESPTLEVFPHALLDQVRSSREARNLISRRYKALSKLKNCIITEDLKGQQMALETLNSLDRKMLLDKERKERIDFKRKSLDKRKNEKMKAQKTNSNMLLSWLKVQKSEETSESRKDTYSPMLPPKEPTRNICIECSDKQRTDLENILEPLSDFSEPDDHLFTKLHSFNEINNAVKPGVKEENAEIFKISNLHRDVWTRFHTYLEMNRQFYVETNENLIWVDDPLNNVEQANHNSTCLKPSRHCRVFTMYDNAWKRPPMRYLVGRSSSLVTRFNQITPDPNVDYCVDSDEDWFERYDADDVELTEEEEEEEEEEDQEWIVQDSPKPREFSTGVFDTDLSKCVKVFCMYKNWHWIIDGKPVCDQFSSKETALENGIIITHSEYGFGFEGYTSNPIVDLMRNLRGTKITMSRSDVEDLLRLCHGKHTRKEDLIAIFKESKPFASMSEIKNKFKKYMTRLKIDDKPHRWMVTPEAAKLFNIRKELDQILTHQLNTEILSEPFF from the exons ATGGAGAACAGTTATGGATCTGTTTCCTCAAAAAAACACGAATTTGAAGAGCAAACTGATCTGAAAGATGAAAATAAcg ATGAAGATGGCGCTCCTGTGGATTCGTTTCCCCTCGGGAAACTCCAAGAAGTTGAAGCCGAACTGGCTCAGATTGTATCAACAGGAATTCAG GACACCAGCTTTATGTGTAAATCTGAGTACTGTGTAATGATAAGAGAATATACCGACAAGTTGTTTCCAGAACCACAAACTGACGATTTTGGGGTTGATGTGCGTCTGAAGAATGTTGTAAGAGCCTTGGGAGAGGGATCAGTCCTGCCTCTAAGTGAACTTGTGAACGCACTCAAAATGTCACTTGGGAGTTTCTTTGACCTTGGACCAGATGATAAGCTTTACAAGCTTGTTCCAGTGTTTCTGTCACGCAAGAATCTAGGAGAACCGTACGTAAACCTGAGTGGGATTGTACGTTCAGAGTGTAAGAGGAGAGATTGCATGTGGATTTGGGAGTCACCAACACTTGAAGTCTTCCCCCACGCACTGCTTGATCAAGTTCGGTCGTCGAGAGAGGCACGGAACTTAATCTCAAGACGTTACAAAGCCCTTTCAAAACTCAAGAATTGTATCATTACAGAAGACCTAAAGGGACAGCAAATGGCACTAGAAACACTTAATTCATTGGATCGAAAGATGTTACTGGATAAGGAACGTAAAGAAAGGATTGATTTTAAACGGAAATCACTAGACAAACGA AAAAATGAGAAAATGAAGGCCCAAAAGACAAATTCAAACATGCTGTTGAGTTGGCTGAAGGTCCAGAAAAGTGAAGAAACTTCTGAATCTCGAAAGGATACTTATTCACCCATGCTCCCTCCAAAGGAACCAACACGTAATATTTGTATTGAATGCTCTGACAAACAGAGAACTGACCTCGAAAATATACTGGAACCACTGTCTGACTTTTCAGAACCCGACGACCATCTGTTCACCAAACTTCACAGCTTCAACGAAATCAATAACGCAGTTAAACCAGGAGTGAAGGAGGAAAATGCCGAGATTTTCAAAATATCGAATCTTCACCGAGATGTTTGGACAAGGTTCCACACGTATTTGGAGATGAACCGCCAGTTTTATGTGGAAACGAATGAGAACCTTATTTGGGTGGACGACCCGCTGAATAACGTGGAGCAGGCTAACCATAACTCGACCTGTTTGAAGCCCAGTCGTCATTGTCGAGTGTTTACAATGTATGACAATGCCTGGAAACGACCTCCGATGCGCTACCTTGTAGGCAGAAGTAGTTCACTGGTTACTCGGTTTAATCAGATTACACCAGACCCTAACGTCGACTACTGCGTTGACTCTGACGAAGACTGGTTTGAACGATACGACGCCGACGACGTTGAGTTGACTGAGgaggaagaagaagagGAAGAGGAGGAGGATCAGGAGTGGATTGTACAGGACAGCCCTAAGCCCCGCGAGTTTAGCACTGGAGTTTTCGACACTGACCTTAGCAAGTGCGTTAAGGTTTTCTGCATGTACAAGAACTGGCACTGGATAATTGACGGGAAGCCCGTCTGTGATCAGTTTAGCAGCAAGGAAACGGCTCTTGAAAATGGGATCATAATCACTCACTCCGAATATGGCTTCGGTTTTGAGGGTTATACTAGTAACCCGATTGTTGATTTGATGCGGAATTTACGTGGGACTAAGATTACAATGTCACGCAGCGACGTCGAGGATCTGCTCAGACTATGTCATGGGAAGCATACTAGGAAGGAGGACCTGATTGCGATTTTCAAGGAGTCTAAGCCCTTTGCTTCCATGAGTGAGATTAAGAACAAGTTCAAAAAGTACATGACTCGTCTGAAAATCGACGACAAGCCTCATCGTTGGATGGTTACTCCAGAGGCTGCCAAGCTTTTTAACATTCGCAAGGAGCTCGACCAGATTCTCACACACCAGCTCAACACTGAAATTCTCTCTGAACcttttttttaa
- a CDS encoding uncharacterized protein (chr2.cand.273 - hypothetical protein, conserved, pfl1085W) — translation MDMNYSNTNEMGNVYALPVPNTADFGAKNMVAAPQMLDYSNMAQFQNYSQPQFYYNQNNCVDGDMNATYNSFNNYSYYNANNGYEYMSQQVTDYPNCYGVNGYEMSETSLANPVSNMSESVLAANESSKTPAYTYNDLTLLPFSSGSQFNNQFGSTEIDTSNITDEFCGLHYNTPDQASEYNFGEECKNEWNAECKNLSMVKLDHMSDNLKSLDFDFKKTNEDDSESLANASTCENTPIMRPSRPSPPQSPMTTQLVPQTPVNHLPVPSMADVQDLSETQFYPPQYFNYAPYQANFAAQYDMSQFNNTMNGYNTMPAYDMSAYNTMNGYDMSAAQGMVGYSNGMGYNNGPVMDGLNESIIEIANEIANNVQYLPDKDSNGKYSLDKNHPIHCVWRDVNRGHCSWRCRWWENGKRLSKNFNVKRFGEFEAMRMAITMKIRNSTPVERIQLLKEQREAVRNQLNLYGSFPNSTNYATSNFNFESNFNDSNINKVMNDNKKLQKENWERLSWTYLKTNKCDDSNHITIICRLCSKTTRCSRTRNLQQAHIMHLIRMHKNPWKQYIDPNGLTKMCKLALDNLYERYQFTPNHQWVLRPGINRPEPTFL, via the coding sequence ATGGATATGAATTACTCAAACACAAACGAAATGGGTAATGTGTACGCATTGCCTGTTCCCAACACAGCCGATTTTGGAGCTAAGAACATGGTTGCTGCCCCTCAGATGCTTGATTACTCCAACATGGCTCAGTTTCAAAACTATTCACAACCCCAATTTTACTACAATCAGAACAATTGTGTCGATGGTGACATGAACGCGACCTACAACTCCTTTAACAACTACTCGTACTATAACGCTAACAATGGCTACGAGTACATGTCTCAGCAAGTGACAGATTACCCCAACTGTTACGGCGTTAATGGATACGAAATGTCTGAAACATCTTTGGCAAACCCAGTTTCAAACATGAGCGAGTCTGTCTTGGCAGCTAACGAATCATCAAAAACCCCAGCTTATACATACAATGACTTAACTCTACTTCCATTCTCCTCAGGCAGTCAATTTAACAACCAATTTGGCTCGACTGAAATAGATACCTCAAATATCACCGACGAATTTTGTGGTCTTCATTATAACACTCCCGACCAAGCCTCAGAGTACAACTTCGGGGAAGAGTGTAAAAATGAGTGGAACGCCGAGTGCAAGAATTTGTCAATGGTGAAGTTGGACCATATGTCAGACAATTTGAAATCGCTTGATTTTGACTTTAAGAAGACAAATGAAGATGACTCGGAAAGCCTTGCAAATGCCAGCACCTGCGAAAACACGCCAATCATGAGACCATCACGACCATCACCTCCTCAGTCACCAATGACTACACAACTTGTTCCACAAACACCAGTTAATCATTTACCAGTCCCTTCAATGGCTGATGTTCAGGACTTATCTGAGACCCAATTTTATCCCCCTCAATATTTCAACTATGCCCCCTACCAAGCTAACTTCGCTGCTCAATACGACATGAGTCAGTTTAACAATACAATGAACGGTTATAACACTATGCCAGCCTATGACATGAGTGCTTATAACACCATGAATGGTTATGATATGTCAGCTGCCCAGGGTATGGTTGGATATTCTAATGGCATGGGGTACAACAATGGTCCCGTGATGGATGGCTTGAACGAATCGATAATCGAAATAGCTAATGAGATTGCAAATAACGTACAATACCTCCCTGACAAGGACAGTAACGGAAAGTATTCTTTGGATAAGAATCATCCAATCCACTGTGTATGGCGTGATGTTAATAGAGGCCACTGCAGCTGGCGCTGTAGGTGGTGGGAGAACGGCAAGCGCCTTAGCAAGAACTTTAACGTGAAACGCTTCGGAGAGTTTGAAGCCATGAGAATGGCCATCACAATGAAGATCAGAAACAGCACTCCAGTAGAGCGTATTCAGCTGTTAAAGGAACAGAGAGAGGCGGTCAGAAACCAACTCAATCTCTATGGCTCTTTCCCCAACTCAACTAACTATGCAACCTCTAACTTCAATTTTGAATCGAACTTCAACGACTCCAACATTAACAAGGTAATGAATGATAACAAGAAGCTTCAGAAGGAGAACTGGGAAAGGCTTTCGTGGACTTATTTAAAGACTAACAAGTGCGACGACTCGAACCACATCACTATCATTTGCAGACTGTGTTCGAAGACCACCAGGTGTTCCAGGACCAGGAACCTTCAGCAGGCTCACATCATGCACCTCATTAGGATGCACAAGAACCCATGGAAACAGTACATTGACCCCAATGGTCTCACCAAGATGTGCAAACTTGCTTTGGACAATCTTTATGAGCGTTACCAGTTTACCCCAAACCACCAGTGGGTTCTAAGACCAGGTATTAATAGACCAGAGCCTACTTTCCTCTAA
- a CDS encoding uncharacterized protein (chr2.C.cand.253 - hypothetical protein, conserved, pfl1090W): MGSKCTKLSDKSVSENDPPQNQNEGVEGDESVLEQKSYDFNELDNIQEDDLGSVEENELEEDEAEMKPLESRMSTKNSNVSQDSGLDPGLLPFQNSITTLTNQNTSTFSQKNSSLSLNSQNSGMYGLNTNEEPFNEYELNKNNGSNKSLDAYASTQDSNEFTDPTVVMQTFTPFDMKKTDELASFLVSRCGLGLQKDHNPQNCKICQTVDLSDAPLIA, encoded by the exons ATGGGAAGTAAATGTACCAAACTATCTGATAAAAGTGTTTCTGAAAATGATCCACCACAAAACCAGAACGAAGGTGTGGAAGGGGACGAATCTGTTTTAGAACAAAAGAGTTACGACTTTAATGAACTCGACAACATACAAGAGGATGATTTAGGTTCTGTTGAAGAAAATGAGCTTGAAGAAGATGAGGCTGAGATGAAGCCTTTAGAATCAAGGATGAGTACTAAGAATTCAAATGTTAGTCAGGACTCAGGCCTTGATCCTGGTCTGCTTCCTTTCCAAAATAGTATTACTACTCTAACTAACCAGAACACTTCAACTTTCTCTCAGAAAAATTCCTCCTTATCCTTGAATAGTCAAAACTCTGGAATGTACGGCTTAAACACAAACGAGGAACCTTTTAACGAAT ATGAATTGAATAAGAATAATGGGTCCAATAAAAGTTTGGACGCATACGCGTCAACTCAAGATTCAAATGAATTCACTGATCCCACTGTTGTGATGCAGACTTTTACTCCTTTTGACATGAAAAAGACTGATGAGCTTGCCAGTTTTCTCGTTAGCAGGTGCGGTTTGGGTCTTCAGAAGGACCACAATCCACAAAACTGTAAAATTTGTCAAACTGTAGATTTATCAGATGCTCCTCTTATTGCTTAA
- a CDS encoding uncharacterized protein (all_bases.C.cand.374 - hypothetical protein;~1 probable transmembrane helix predicted for TA13505 by TMHMM2.0 at aa 21-43;~Signal anchor predicted for TA13505 by SignalP 2.0 HMM (Signal peptide probability 0.003, signal anchor probability 0.890) with cleavage site probability 0.001 between residues 36 and 37), with protein MYSPFHKLLMKSQGSFINRPLVSYYFILSYYYSLLASTIGFFSTLFYSRSVYHTGKVGERVPTLNAVREVEELLKHHGFLNDGTPEEAYNAQNYLDTFSFDFKNVMKNKEEKLKTSTISSDGDTTFVTDDCPIGDDDDDFSLSDLDEFVSLMQNCKMEE; from the exons atgtacTCACCTTTTCATAAACTCTTAATGAAGAGCCAAGGGTCCTTTATTAACAGACCCCTGGTTTCATATTACTTTATCCtttcatattattactcTTTACTTGCCAGCACTATCGGTTTCTTTAGTACACTG TTTTACAGTCGTTCAGTGTATCACACTGGAAAAGTCGGAG AAAGAGTCCCAACCCTGAATGCAGTACGAGAAGTAGAAGAACTTTTAAAGCACCATGGATTTCTAAACGATGGAACACCAGAGGAAGCATATAACGCCCAGAATTACCTGGATACATTCTcgtttgattttaaaaatgtaatgaaaaataaagaGGAAAAGCTCAAAACATCCACAATTTCAAGTGATGGAGACACGAC GTTTGTTACGGATGACTGTCCGATTGGTGACGATGATGATGATTTTTCTTTATCGGATTTGGACGAATTCGTCTCTTTAATGCAAAATTGTAAAATGGAAGAGTAA